Proteins co-encoded in one Gleimia hominis genomic window:
- a CDS encoding MurR/RpiR family transcriptional regulator has protein sequence MTDTKPSDKGLFERIALLDNPTPADQQIADFFASDYPNLAFRDLASMCEGAGVSTASITRFVRKLGYENFRDFSNALRTEVATSFDRPLQRSSTAQIPQEPGFELEQQFSLALEDIQQTLALYSREDFIAISKLLADQSRPVYLASFATGRTLINYFALMLKYQRPDVNLISAPDMTAHDLVDITDNSLLLATSFDRHPKLTYRILQFTKKRGGTTILLSNRPTTPLRRYADHFLLINSSASARFKSRATLLLTLESLLYAVETLNSDTSTERTQLLESVNDELDLFIHPTDFETA, from the coding sequence ATGACTGACACTAAACCGAGCGATAAAGGGCTTTTTGAACGCATAGCACTGCTGGACAACCCTACGCCTGCGGATCAGCAGATCGCAGACTTTTTTGCCTCCGATTACCCAAATTTGGCATTCCGAGATTTAGCATCCATGTGTGAAGGCGCCGGAGTTTCCACGGCGAGTATCACCCGGTTTGTTCGAAAACTTGGTTACGAGAACTTCCGGGATTTCTCTAATGCACTTCGCACCGAGGTTGCCACGAGTTTCGACCGGCCTTTGCAGCGCTCCTCCACGGCGCAAATACCTCAGGAACCTGGATTTGAACTAGAACAACAATTCTCACTAGCTCTCGAAGACATTCAGCAAACACTAGCGTTGTATTCACGTGAGGATTTCATTGCCATAAGTAAACTTTTAGCTGACCAATCCCGACCAGTATATTTGGCGTCTTTCGCAACCGGGCGGACTCTCATCAACTACTTCGCATTAATGCTTAAATACCAGCGTCCCGATGTGAACCTAATTAGTGCGCCAGATATGACAGCGCATGACCTGGTTGATATTACGGACAATTCGTTGCTACTAGCGACTTCGTTTGACCGGCATCCAAAACTCACCTACCGGATTCTACAGTTCACAAAGAAACGTGGTGGCACAACTATTTTGCTGAGCAATCGTCCCACCACGCCTTTGCGCCGCTACGCGGATCACTTTCTGCTGATTAACAGTTCGGCAAGTGCGCGATTCAAAAGTAGAGCCACCTTGCTGCTCACCCTCGAGTCCCTCCTATACGCAGTTGAAACACTGAACAGTGACACTTCGACCGAAAGAACACAGCTTCTAGAATCCGTTAACGACGAGTTAGATCTTTTTATTCACCCAACTGATTTTGAAACCGCTTAG